DNA sequence from the Arthrobacter crystallopoietes genome:
TGAAATGGGCGAAGCCACCCGGTCTGCGCGCATGCGCACCCCAGCCGACCCGACCCGAATTTGGGATGACTGAGGTCAACGCTAGTAATTTTCGTCACCACATACAATCTGCAAGTCTGCATGTATGATTGTCGACAGTAGTGCGACCCGGAGTATTTCGCCCCGGTTAAGGGCCAAAATCCGCGTACTTCCGCGGATGTCGGCCCTCACACTTATACTGATTACGATTTGGCCACGATGCGGATTCGTCCCCAACCTGTGCACTGTGCAGGAGTAGTCCGGCGCCAAACGCAAGACACGTAAGGACCCAGATGCCCCAATCTTCTGCCCACCGCAACGCGCCGGCCGTCCTGAGAGTGCATCGTCCCTCGACCGTGGACCTGATCGCCACGGAACTGCGCAACGCCATCTATTCCGGTGCGCTGGCCGTGCGTTCGCCGCTGCGCGAAGTAGAGATTGCCCGGCAGCTTGGCGTAAGCCGCAGCCCTTTGCGTGAAGCCGCCCAGCGTTTGGTCCAGGAAGGGCTGCTGACGGCCAAGCCGGGGCAGGGGATGCGCGTGGCGGTGGTCGGCGAAGACCGGCTGGATGACCTGTTCGAGGCCCGGGTCGCGGTGGAGAGCCACGCGGCCAGGATGATCATCGATAAGCACGACGACGCCGCCGTCGCCAAGGTTCAGCGCGCTTTCGACCATCTGCTGCGGGCGGCCGAAGGCAACGATGCCCGTGCCATCGGCGACGCAGACCTGGATTTCCACTTTGCCCTGGTCGATGCCGCGGACAATGCGCATTTGAGCCGCTACATGTCAACGTTGGTGGTGGAGACCCGTCTCGCGGCCTTCAGCAGCAAGCGCGGCTATGTCGTGCGTAAGGACATTACCCAATCGCACCATGGCATCATGGCCGCCTTGCAGGACTGGGACGCCGAGGCCGCGGCCGATGCCATCAGGGAACACATGGTGGAAGCAGTGGACCGGCTGACAGGCAAGCTGGAAGAGCGGGGCGTTCACGTGGAAACGGTCACCGAGGAACCCGCTCCCGCAGGCGCCTACGCGCTGGGGCCGATCACGCAGCCGCTGACGGAGCTTTCCTGAACTTGGCTAACTAAGCTGGCGCCGGCCTTCGAAGGCGCGGCCCAGCGTCACTTCGTCGGCGTATTCCAGATCTCCGCCGACGGGAAGGCCTGAGGCCAGCCGGGTTACCTTGATGTCGAAGTCTTTGAGCAGCCGCGCGACGTAGGTCGCCGTCGCCTCGCCCTCCAGATTCGGATCCGTGGCGATGATGATTTCCTGGACCTGGCTATCGGTGAGCCGGGTCAGCAGTTCCCTCATCCGCAGCTGATTAGGACCGACGCCGCCGATCGGATTGATGGCACCGCCGAGCACATGGTAGCGGCCCCGGAAGGACCGGGTGCGCTCAATGGCGACGACGTCCTTCGACTCTTCCACCACACAGATTTCGGTGGGATCCCGTCGGGGATCACGGCAGATGTTGCACGTCTCCTCCTCGGAGACGTTGCCGCAGATCGAACAGAACTTCACTCGCTCCTTGACGTTGGTGATGGCCTGCACCAGTTGCTGCATATCGGCCGGATCGGCTTCCAGGATGTGGAAAGCAATGCGCTGGGCCGACTTCGGTCCAATACCGGGGAGCCGGCCAAGCTCGTCGATTAGCTCCTGGACGGCACCTTCGTACACTGAACCTCAATCTCCAAACAGTCTAGGAACCGTCGAGGCTCTGCTCCTCAATCAGCCGCCCGCCCAGTATCCGTTCAATGGCGGCGCGGCCTACCAAGCCCGAGTCTTCGATGGCTAAGTCATCTTCACTGGGAATGTCCTCGACGTGACTCAAGTTTAGGCCACTGCCGCCCCTGCTGCCGAAGGCAGGACCGGAGGGAGCGCCGGCGGGCCTGCCTTGAGCTTCGGCAGCCCTGGCCTGGTTCAGCAGCCGCTGGTACCGGCTCATGGGTTTGTTGGGGTCCAATGCAGCAGCCGTGTCAGGCGTCTCGGCCGACGTTGGAGCAGCAGCGGGGGCCGGTGCCGGGGCTTGGGATGCTGCCGGGGCCTGGGCTGGCGCGGATGCCTGGACCGGCGCTTGCGGGGAGGCTTGGGCAGGGGTCGGTGATGCCTGTGCCGGGAACTGTGGCCGCCTTGGTTCGAAGTCCGGGCTGGCCTCCCAATCATCCGACGGCGGTTCCTCATCCGAGAAGGGAATGTCGTCGTAAGGAGACTGCGGCACATCCGGCACACTCGGGGCAACGGGCTCTTCTGGCTGCGGCCGGTTGATTGCGGGGCGCTGTCCATTTTGGGCGGGGGCTTGCGGCGCAGAGGCTGCACCGGATGCCTGGGGCGGTTCCCATACCGTTGGCCTAGTGGCGGCGGGCTGCCCTTGGGCGAGGTGGCCGAATACCGGCTGTTCCCCTGGCGTCGGCGGCGGTACGGTGACTGGTTCCGCTGCTGCCACTGGGCGGGGTGATGATGCGGCAGACGGCGCGCTTGCTGCGGACGGGGCGCTCTGCGCGGAGGAGCTGCTGGGGGCCGACGGACTGCTCTGGACGGACGGTGCGCTTTGTGCGGATGCGGCACTGGTGCCCGACGGACTGCTGGCGGGTGACGGTGCGCTTTGGGCGGACGCTGCACTGACACCCGATGGAACGCTGCCCGCTGATGGCGCACTGTGCCCCGATGCCATGCTGCTGGTGGAGGCCGCGCTCTGGGCAGAGGGTTCGCTGAGCGCCGATGGAGTCCTGGCGGGGAGCGTGGTGGTCGCAGTAGCCGCAGTTGCTGGCTGAATACCCGCAGAGGCGGGGTTCGCGTTCGGAATGGGAGCCACGGGTCCCCACACATTGCCAACGTTCTGCGCAGGAACTGCCTGACGGTTCTGGGCAGGGCCGGTGGCAGGGACAGGCCAGTTCCGGTCGGCATTCAGCGCCGGGGCAGGCCCGGCCGCAGGCGCGGCAGGGGAGCCGGCGGCCGGCATGGCCGGTGCGGGCGCGTTCATAGTCCGAGGTGCCGCGCCGTCTGCCGGCGGCTGCCAGCTAGTAGGTACTTTTGGGGCGGGTTCACCCGCTGCCCGGGCTGAGCCTCCGGCCGTAACGTCGATTGCACAGTCGACGCCGAGCACCTTGAAGATGCATTGTCTGAGGATTCCGGCGTTCTCCTGCTTGCTGCTGAACGCATTCATCGCACCGGAGTTCGAGAAGGCCACTGTCAGCGTCCGGCCATCGAAACCGGCAAGCGAGGTGTGAGGTTCGACTGTCATCCAGAGGAACTTCTTCTCGGTTTTCAGGACATCCATGATTTCCGGCCAGGCACGGCGGAACATCTCCACTGATCCGGTGGCGCCAGAAGCAGCAGGGCGCTGTTGGGCTGCCGCGGCCGGGGGGCCCGATTGCGCCGGGGCCGGAGCTTGGTGGCCTGTCGGTGTGCCCGGATGCGTTGCGGGTCGCGGGCCTGACTGTGCGGGGGAAGAAGGGCCTGCTTCTGCTGCTGCAGGTGCCGTCGGCTGGCCTTGTGTGGGCTGTTGTGCCGGTGCCGGTGCTGGAGCTTGCTGGCCAGATGCTGCCTGCTCCATAGGAACTGCAGGCGCGGGAGTGGCGGGCTTTGCCGGTTCGGGCTCGGGAACCGCGCCCCAAGTGCCGCCCCAATCACGCGAGGCAGGCTGCTCTTCCGGCTGCGGTGCGGCAGGAGCCGGGGAAGCGGTGGGTGCCGGCTGAGAACCAGTCGGCGCAGTCTCCTCGGCAGCCGGCTGCGTCTGCTGCCGCGGTTCTTGCCGGGGCTGGATGGGAGCGGGGGCGTTCTGGGCCGCGGGCTGAGCGGGTGCGTTTTGGGTCGCGGGCTGGACGGGGGCCGGGGCAGACTGGGCGGGAGCCGGAGCGTTCTGCGGCGATGGCTGCGTTTCTGCTGCTGGCGCTGGCGCTGCTGGTCCCGGTGCTGCTACCGGTGCGGGTTGGGTGCGGGCGGCGCGGAGCGCTTCCCGGACCTGGGCTGCCCCGCTGGCGCCTTCCGCGCTTGGTACGGAAGGTGCGGATCCGGCGTCGTAATTGGTTTCTGCGGCGGGCGGAGCATGATTCGGCGCTCCGGCGGGGAGTTCCCCGGCGTACGCGAGGCGGCGTTCGATCCGGTCCACGCGGGCCGCGACGCCTCGTTCGGCCTGGTCGGCGACCGGCAGCAGGATGCGGGCGCAGAGAAGTTCCAGGTGCAGGCGGGGCGAGGTGGCGCCGGTCATCTCGGTGAGCGCCTGGTTGGTGATGTCCGCGGCGCGGGAGAGTTCGGAGGAGCCAAGCTGGTTGGCCTGGGTCTGCATCCGTGCGATCTGGTCTTCGGGCACACCGCGGAGGATCGCGTTGGCGCTCTCCGGCATGGCCTTGACGATGATCAGGTCGCGGAAGCGCTCGAGCAGGTCCTCGACGAAACGGCGCGGATCATGGCCGGTCTGCACCACGCGGTCCACGGCGCTGAACACGGTGGAGGCGTCCTGGGCAGCGAAGGCATCGACGACGTCGTCCAGCAGCGAGGCGTGGGTGTAGCCGAGCAGGGAGACGGCCAGTTCGTAGTCCAGCCCCTCGGGGCCGGCGCCGGCCATGAGCTGGTCCAGCACGGAGAGCGAATCGCGCACGGAGCCGCCGCCGGCGCGGACGACGAGCGAGAGCACGCCGGGGGCTACCGGCACGTTTTCCTGGTTGCAGAGCAGTTCCAGGTACTGCATCAGCGGCTCCGGCGGCACCAGCCGGAACGGGTAGTGGTGCGTGCGCGAGCGGATGGTGCCGATGACCTTGTCCGGCTCGGTAGTGGCGAAGATGAACTTGATGTGTTCCGGCGGCTCTTCCACGATCTTCAGCAGGGCGTTGAAGCCGGCCGAGGTGACCATGTGGGCCTCGTCGATGATGAAGATCTTGTAGCGGTCCCGGACCGGGGCGAAGGTGGCGCGTTCGCGCAGATCGCGGGCGTCGTCCACGCCGCCGTGGCTGGCGGCGTCGATCTCGATGACGTCCAGGCTGCCCGGGCCGCCGCGGCCGAGCTCGACGCAGGAATCGCATTGTCCGCAAGGGGTCGGCGTCGGGCCTTGGGCGCAGTTGAGGCAACGGGCCAGGATCCTGGCGGAGGTGGTCTTGCCGCAGCCACGCGGGCCGGAGAACAGGTAGGCGTGGTTGACGCGGTTCTTCTGCAGAGCCGCCATCAGCGGATTGGTGACGTGCTCCTGCCCAATAACGTCCGCGAAGGAATCGGGGCGGTAACGACGGTAGAGGGCTGTACTCACGATAAGAACCCTATCGGTTGCGGCTCGTACTTTGCATCAGGCATCCCGGCGCTGGGGATAGACGTAAAAGACCCCTCATGCACCTGCCAGAGCCCGCTTACCCTTGCTACCTTCCGGTCCTGGGGGAGTTCACAGGATGACACCACATGAGGGGCCGTCCAATAGTCTACCCGAGATGGCCGGGTGGCTGAAAATCGGTCCGGCGCGGAGGGGGCGGCAGTGACGTGCATCGCGCGATTCGCCACTTTCGGAAGCCGTCAGGTAGTCTTGTACCTGCTCTTGTTGAGCAAAACATCTGGAGGATTCGCCTAGCGGCCTATGGCGCACGCCTGGAACGCGTGTTGGGTTCACGCCCTCGGGGGTTCAAATCCCCCATCCTCCGCGGATAGGAAAAAGTCCCGCCCCTGTGGCGGGACTTTTTTCTTTAATTGAGTGACTGTCCGCCGAGGCTCACCGGTTTCGGGTACGGCCGGCGCTAATATCTGGTGATACGTATTATCGGCCCCTGGTGGCCGCACAGGCAGGGGGCGTCATGTCGAAAGTTGATGTACTGCGACGGATCGTGGCAGGCACGCTGCAGCATCGAAAGAAGACGCTCGACGCCGCCAACAAGCAGATCAAGCTCCTTGAAGAGCAGAACAAGCTGCTGAAATCGCTGGTGAAGACCCAGGATTCGCTCGTCCAGACCGAGAAGAAGCGTGACGCGGTCATCGCGAAACTGCACTGGGAGGCGCAGCGCACGCGCACGATCGCGGAGAACATCCGCGGGGCGGTCATGGCACCCATTCGCCATGACATTGCCGAGGTTATGCAGTCCAAGCAGCTGGACCACCTGGAGACGCTGGCGGTGATCCGCGATGAGCGGAAGAGTTTCGCGCGGTTCGGCGACGGGGAATTCCGTCTGATGTACCGCCGCGAGCACCAGCTGAAGTTCCAGAAGAACTCGCCGGAGCTGATGGCCGCGCTGAAGAGCGTCCTGGTGTCGCCCCATCCGGACACCTTGCTTGGGATGCCGCAGGTGTTCCTCGGACTGCACTGGTCGATCGTGTTTGCGGAGACCTGGCATTTCGTCGGGCCGCTGGTGGCAACCCAGGAGCGTTTTGGCAACAGCCATGTGACCCGCCCTGCCATGTTCACTGAATACGGTGAGGACGCCGTTGAGGCCTGGCGGTCCGTCTGGGCCGGCCGGGATGCTGCCGTGATTACCGGTGCAGGTTCCCGCTTCGACCTGATCGACCCGCTGTTTGGGTCGCTGAACAGTTCGCGGGAGTTCTTCTCGAAGCCCACGGACGCCTTTGATGATCTGGCGCGGCTCGTGGAGGAGGTGGTGGCCTCCGGCCTGGACCTGGCGTTGCTGTCACTGGGGCCTGCCGCCACGGTCGCCGCCGACATGCTCGCCGCGCGCGGAGTGCAGGCCCTGGACGTGGGGCATTTGTCCGCAAGCTACCTGAACGTCCTTGAGGGCGCCGCCCTGCCGGAGGAAATGCCCACCGCGCGACAGGTCGAGGCCAAGGTTCAAACCGGGTAGGTCCGCTCAATGGCGCGCAGGGCTGTTTCGTAGGCGGCGGCCCAGTCAGTGCCGGGCACGTCCGCGAGTTCGAGGCTGACGAGTCCATGAACCTGGCCCCAAATAGTTGCCGCAACCAGCGGCACGGACTCCTCGGAGCCAGCTGCGGCGAGTGCTTTGGCCACCGCCTCGTACAGGGGTTGGATGGCGTTCGAGGATGCGTCCGGACTTGGTTCGCAAGGGATCTGCGCGGCGGTGGAGCCGAACATCAGCGTGTAGAACGCCGGGTGCTCCAGCGCCCACTGACGGTAAGCCTTGCCAAGCGCCGCCAGGCCGCCGGGGGAGGCGGCCCGCTGGGAATCCCCGAAGGAGCGGAAGGCATCGTCGACCACCGCCGTCAGTAACTGCGACTTGCCACCGAAAAGCGAGTAGACCGCCGTCGTCGATGTGTTGGCCGCGGCCGCCACATCGCGCAACGCCACCCGGCTGGGGCCCTGCTCGGCCATGAGGTTTGCCGTCGTTTCGATTAACCGTTGCCGCAGTTCGGAATCGTAAACAGTAGGTCTTGCCATAGCTCTCATTGTTCCATAACATTGTTTTATAACGTCGTTACGAAATGAATCGGCACCAAGAACGTAGGAGAAGGCCATGGGCCAGAGCGTCATTCCCGGCAGGTTTACCGCGGTGCCGGAGACAGAAACCGTGACCGTTTTCCTGATCGGCATGCGAGCCAACCGCTGGTGGAAATTCGGCAAACTGCTGCCCATGTCCACGGCCATGGCTCGCATGCTCAAGCATCTGGCGGCTACCCCGGAGGCGGGTCTGCTGGGCTTCCATTCCTGGTTCGGCAGGACCACCCTCATGCTTAGCTACTGGGAAAGCCCCGAGCACCTTCAGCGCTTCGCCGCGGACCGGACCGCGCCGCATCTTGAACCCTGGCGCAAATTCATGCGGGAATCGGCCGGCAGCGGAGACATCGGCGTGTGGCACGAGACTTACCAGGTTGCCGTGCGCGACCAGGAGTCCGTCTACAGTGACATGCCGCCGTTCGGGCTCGGCGCCGCGACCAAGAGCGCACCTATCGGGCGCGGTGCCAACACCGCGCGGCAGCGGCTGGGCCGGCAGAAGCCCGCGAAGGTCTGAGGTTTTGCGACCCGGCGTGAGAGTCAGGCATTCTGCTGGGAGACCCGGGCGATACGCCGGCGGGCAGATATTTCGCTCGGTGGTTTCCGCCCGAGGCCCAGGCGCACAAATGCCAGTACTAGCCGGGTAGCCGAACGTACCGGGAGCGGGAACGGGCCAAGCGACGGTTTCTTCAGGCCCAGCAGATCCAGATAATGGGGTTCCAGCGTGTTGACCGCGCCAGCGAAAAGGATCTGGTAGCCGAGCCGCTGGGAGCGGGGGAGCGGCGGGTGGCGGATGAACTCCACAGCCTCTGACACCTTGGCATCATGCAGCAATTCCGGGCGGAAGGCGGCCAGCTGCTCATCCAGTTCTGCGCGGGTCCGGGGCGGATGGGGAACCTGCATCAGCTCTCCGGCCTTGGCCCACTCGGCGACGTACTGGTCCTGGCCGCCCGGTATCGGTTTTCCGTATGCGGTATGCGCGGCCAGGAAGGCCTCCACGAAGGCCAGATGTACCCAGCTGAGCAGGTCGGGATCATTGGCATAGTAGCTGCGGGTTGCTCCCCGGGCATCCGTGTAAGTGCCGCGGACCCTTTCGTGCAGTTTCAGGATGCGTTCGCAGGCGGTGTGCGCCGCAGCCGTATCGCCATAGGTGACCGTCATGATCCACCGGCTGGTGGACGCCAGCCGGACCAGCGGCCGTTCCCGATACATGGAGAAATCGTCCACGCCCGCCAACGCACCCGGATGCAGTGATTGCACCAGCAGCGCCCTGATCCCTCCGACCAGCGTGTTCACGGAGCCGTGAACAGCCCAGACGGCCGAGCCCGGGGCGAAGAAACCTTCGTCCTTTCCCTCGGCGAGATCCAGAGCCCACTGCGGCACTTCCCCGTTGGTGGCCGACAACGTCCTCCGAAGCTCGCGCCGCAGCACTTTGAGTGCGCCCATGCCTTCATTATTGAACGGGCGGCAGCAACTGTCATCGCCGCCGGGCGGATTGCCGCCGCGACTGAATCAACTGGAGAGAACAGGGGCGGTAGGCCTCCGTTGGACCCCAGTTCTCTCCACTCAAGCGGAAACCAAAGTACGACGCCGGGTGACCGGCGAATCCAAGCCGGGCACCCGACGTCGTACGCGGGTTATTGAAGCGCCAGCGAAGATGGCGCGGGAAGCTACTTGGCGAGCAGCTCGGGGTAGTACTTTTCGGTCACATCGGGGTGGGCGCGCGCGCGTCCCTTGAGCATGTTGGCGCCGAACTGGGCCAGCATCGGGTTGTTCGGATCGTCCGAGAGGCCGCGGGATTCGGACTTCAGCTCGTCCGGGAGCGGGATCGGGTCGATCTTGGCATCCAGTCGCGGCGACCAGAAGAACGGTACCGAGTAGCGGTCCACGCCGGGCGGCGGGGCTTGCACGCGGTGAATGGTTGCGGTGATGTAGCCTTCCGTGGCCACCTCCAGCATCTCGCCCAGGTTCACCACCAGCGCGCCTTCGATCGGCTCGACCGGCAGCCATTCGGTGGTGCCGGGAGGCTGCACTTCAAGGCCGCCAACCTGGTCCTGCAGCAGCAGCGTGATGAAGCCGTAGTCGGCGTGGATGCCCACGCCCTGGTCCCCGGCATCCTCGACGACGCCGCCAACGTAGTGCACCAGCTTGCCCATCCAGTGCGGGCTGCCGGCATACGCTGCGTCGAAGTAGTCCTCGGGCAGGCCGAGGCCCACGCCGATGCCGGAGAGCAGTTCCCGGCCCACGGTGGACATCAGGTCCGCCCAGGCCATGGCCTTCTCGCGCAGATCCGGCTGGGCCTGGTCCGGCCACTGGTTCGGGCCGCGCAGCAGCAGGTACTTCTGGTCCTCGGTGTAATCGGCAACCGGTTCTGACTCCGGCGAGTAGTCCAGCTGCTCGCGGGCATCCGCTTTGCCCTGGGTGCGCTCGGTGCCCATCCGGGTGTAGCCGCGGAAGTGCGGCGAGTTGCGGTTGTCCAGCTTCAACCGTTCCTCGAGCGGCAGGTTGAAGAAGCGCTTCATGGCGTCGAAGAGCTCTGCCACCTGGTGCTCGCCGGCGCCGTAGCCGGTGATCTGGAAGAAGCCGACCCGGTGAGCGGCGTCGCGCAGCTGGTCGACGAAGACGGGGTTGAAAGAGCCGTCTTCGTGGCGTGCAGTTCGGAGGTCTAGAACAGGTATGGTCCCCTGGTTGTTTGACATGCTCGCAGACTAGCACTCGTCATACTTGACATCCGCGCGTCGGTTACGAAATGTGTTTTTCTGCCCCAGGCGTGCTTTAGAGCGTCTTGGCGATGGCCGCCCAGGTACGCAGGAAAGCGCCACCCGAGTACTCGTGGATGGAGTCCGGGAAGCCCAGGTGCGCGGCGGTCAGCACCGGGTACGGCTTCTCCGGGATGCCGTCCGCGGGACGCACGTCCACGTGGACCACCGCATGCCCGTTGTAGTGCAGGGTGTCCGCCATCGCGTAGTCGGTGCGGGAATCGCCCATGGTCCGCCAGGCGTGCGGAATGACCCCCTCTGCCGCGAGCAATTCCAGGGCCCGCTGGGCGCCGAGGTCCTTGCCCAGCCGGATCGATTCGATATCGGTGGAGATGATGGTCGGATCCAGCCGGTAGTCCACCTGGTCATCGCTGTCCGGCTCATGGTGGTCCAGCCGGCTGGCACCCAAGTTGAACTTGCCCATCAAAGCCAGCGCCTCGGCGTCGAACTCTTCCTGCAGCCGCCGGTATTCGAGGTTGTCCGCCTCGACAACCTGTTCCACGGAGACCATCGCGTGCTTGGTCTCGTCGAAGAACATGTGGCTGGAGTAGCGGGTCGCCACCAGCTGCCGGATCTCCGCGGCGTAGTCCTGCGGGACGGACAGCGAGCGGTCAACGTGGATGGTGCCCGGGCCCTCGGCGCCGAAGCTGAACCAGACCGCGCCCTTCTCGCACACCGCATGGAAGCGGACGCCGCTGGGGATGCCGGCGGCCAGCATCGGCTCCATGACCTGCTCGCGGATGAAGGCATCCGAGCGGCCGGTATTGAAGACCACCGGCCAGCCTTTTGAAGCCATGGTCAGGAGTGCCTCGAGAATGCTCGCCGGCACGGTGCGGCTGACCGGGCTGGCAATCGGACCGTCCACATCAAGCAGGAGACCGATGGGTGGCTGGGCAGGGCGGTGCGGTGTGCCGGCGGTGAGAGTCATGTCCTCATTATCCCAATCCGCCGCGCTGCGTCGAAGGCAGCCGGGTGACCCTACGTTTTCTCCAAGGTTTTGGTTGCAAGCTGAAGGGACCACACCATCCAGACGTAGTTGGGGATACGGAAATGATGACAGTAGTTGGGGAACATACTGTCGCGCCTGAGTCCGAAGGAACCGAGGTTCCAACGGGCTTGACGCGCAGAGTATTTGGAGTCCTAGTAGGCGCCGGCGTGGCCGGCATTATTGGCGGAGGCAGCCTTCTCTCAGCCTCGAAGAACGCCGCGGATACCGGAGGGATCTCCCGCGGATCCGGTGTCTGGACAACCTTCGGGAGCGTCCGCATCGTAGCCGCGGAAAGACAGTCGCGGATGCCGCAGGCCCCGGGCGCGGGGGGTTCTACCGCGGCCGCTACCGGTGCAGCATCATCCGGCCACGACCATGGCGGCGCAGCTGTGTCCGGCACCCAGCCGGCCAACTTCACCTGGGGCGACCATGTGGTGCTGCAGCTCGAAGTCCACAACGGACTGGACCGACCCGTCCTCTTCTCGCCCGGCCAGCTGAGGCTGAAGGTGGGATCCGATGGGCCCACTGTCACCAACAGGTCATCCGGCGCCGGCAAGGGCGCTTTGGAACCAGGCGCTACCAACAACTTCTGGATCAGCTTCCTGGTGCCCTCCGACAATGAGCAGCTGTCCGCCGAATTCACGGATCCGTGGTCGGACGGCGCGCCGCTGGCCCTGGAACTGCCCACGGTCCTCCGCCGGCCCGGATGGCTGGAGAACAATCATGGGTGAGTTCGAAAACAACGTTCAGCACAACGACGACGGCGGGGCCCTCCCTGGCGAGGACGCACCGGTGAGCCGCTGGAGCTTCGTGAAATACGGGGCTGCCGCGGGGCTCGGCGCGCTGGCACTGGCCGGTGCGCAGCCGGCCCACGCGCGAACCGCGACGCCGACGGAGGAGGCGGAGGCCCCGGAGGCCACCGATCTAGCGACGGGTGTTGCTACCGGTGTGGCTACCGAAGAGGCTGAGGAGCTGGAGCCGGCTGACGAGGCAACCGACGAAGCTCTGGACGAGGAGCCCACCGACAAGGCGACCGACGAAGCGGAAGCTCCGGACGCAGAGCTGCTGGAATCGGACCGGGAAGTGCTGGATGTCTACATTAACGAGGGCTACCTCAAGATGGTGGATGACTCGCTGGTCTACTTCCGCGGGTTCGGCGACCGCCCCACCGAGAAGAACGACGCCAACCCCAGCCTCACCCTAAAGCCCAAGGTCTTCCTGAAGGACGACACCTGGGTGGACAGCCGGATCTACCCAGTAGGCGCGCCGGAACCGCCCCGCGGTACACCGACGCCGCTGGGGCCGGACCCTGAAAATCCCGGCCAGTACTTCGTCCGCAGAGCCCACTGGGGCAGCTTCATGCCGGAGCGGGTGATTGTGGCCGAAACCGGCAGCACGATCACGCTGCGCGTGCACAACCGGCTGGCCAAGGACCACGAGTTTGCCATCCACAAGGCCGGCGACGACGGCGAAGACGTCAGCACTGGCAAAATCGCTCCCGGCAAGGTCGGCACGCTGGAACTGAAGGCGCCGGAACCCGGAGTCTACATTTACAGCGATCCGGGCAACCAGCCGGTGGAACGGACCCTGGGCCTGTACGGGGCACTGGTGGTCATGGACCCGTCGGACGCTTGGTGCATCTCGACGGACGCGGCCGAATTTGAACGCCAGTGGGTCTGGCTCTGCCATGCCGTGGATCCGGTGTGGGCCAACATCGAGGCCAAGGGCGGCACCGTGGACCCGGCCAAGCAGAAGGCTGTGCCGCGTTACTTCACGCTCAATGGCCGCAGCGGCTACGAGTCCATGGGCATGACCCGCAACGACGCGTTGAACCGCGCCTCCGATGAGGAGACCACGATCTCGGGGTACCCGCGGCAGTTCGACGCCCGGGAGTTCGCCGAGGGCTCGGCCATCGGCTCGCTGCGCGGCGGGCAGCTGGTCCGCATCGTCAACTGCGGGATTGTCTACCACCAGATGCACTTCCACGGCAACCACCTGTGGACCGTGCGCTGCGATAACGAGGACTGGAGCCGCGACGAAGGGCATGTGGATGAGAACGGCTACGTCTGCATCCAGCAGTGGGAAGACGTCATCAAGGTCAGAGGGATGGAATCCAAGGATGCCATCATCCCGATCAAGCGGCCGCCGGACGCGGTTGACCAGG
Encoded proteins:
- a CDS encoding GntR family transcriptional regulator, encoding MPQSSAHRNAPAVLRVHRPSTVDLIATELRNAIYSGALAVRSPLREVEIARQLGVSRSPLREAAQRLVQEGLLTAKPGQGMRVAVVGEDRLDDLFEARVAVESHAARMIIDKHDDAAVAKVQRAFDHLLRAAEGNDARAIGDADLDFHFALVDAADNAHLSRYMSTLVVETRLAAFSSKRGYVVRKDITQSHHGIMAALQDWDAEAAADAIREHMVEAVDRLTGKLEERGVHVETVTEEPAPAGAYALGPITQPLTELS
- the recR gene encoding recombination mediator RecR is translated as MYEGAVQELIDELGRLPGIGPKSAQRIAFHILEADPADMQQLVQAITNVKERVKFCSICGNVSEEETCNICRDPRRDPTEICVVEESKDVVAIERTRSFRGRYHVLGGAINPIGGVGPNQLRMRELLTRLTDSQVQEIIIATDPNLEGEATATYVARLLKDFDIKVTRLASGLPVGGDLEYADEVTLGRAFEGRRQLS
- a CDS encoding DNA polymerase III subunit gamma and tau; the encoded protein is MSTALYRRYRPDSFADVIGQEHVTNPLMAALQKNRVNHAYLFSGPRGCGKTTSARILARCLNCAQGPTPTPCGQCDSCVELGRGGPGSLDVIEIDAASHGGVDDARDLRERATFAPVRDRYKIFIIDEAHMVTSAGFNALLKIVEEPPEHIKFIFATTEPDKVIGTIRSRTHHYPFRLVPPEPLMQYLELLCNQENVPVAPGVLSLVVRAGGGSVRDSLSVLDQLMAGAGPEGLDYELAVSLLGYTHASLLDDVVDAFAAQDASTVFSAVDRVVQTGHDPRRFVEDLLERFRDLIIVKAMPESANAILRGVPEDQIARMQTQANQLGSSELSRAADITNQALTEMTGATSPRLHLELLCARILLPVADQAERGVAARVDRIERRLAYAGELPAGAPNHAPPAAETNYDAGSAPSVPSAEGASGAAQVREALRAARTQPAPVAAPGPAAPAPAAETQPSPQNAPAPAQSAPAPVQPATQNAPAQPAAQNAPAPIQPRQEPRQQTQPAAEETAPTGSQPAPTASPAPAAPQPEEQPASRDWGGTWGAVPEPEPAKPATPAPAVPMEQAASGQQAPAPAPAQQPTQGQPTAPAAAEAGPSSPAQSGPRPATHPGTPTGHQAPAPAQSGPPAAAAQQRPAASGATGSVEMFRRAWPEIMDVLKTEKKFLWMTVEPHTSLAGFDGRTLTVAFSNSGAMNAFSSKQENAGILRQCIFKVLGVDCAIDVTAGGSARAAGEPAPKVPTSWQPPADGAAPRTMNAPAPAMPAAGSPAAPAAGPAPALNADRNWPVPATGPAQNRQAVPAQNVGNVWGPVAPIPNANPASAGIQPATAATATTTLPARTPSALSEPSAQSAASTSSMASGHSAPSAGSVPSGVSAASAQSAPSPASSPSGTSAASAQSAPSVQSSPSAPSSSSAQSAPSAASAPSAASSPRPVAAAEPVTVPPPTPGEQPVFGHLAQGQPAATRPTVWEPPQASGAASAPQAPAQNGQRPAINRPQPEEPVAPSVPDVPQSPYDDIPFSDEEPPSDDWEASPDFEPRRPQFPAQASPTPAQASPQAPVQASAPAQAPAASQAPAPAPAAAPTSAETPDTAAALDPNKPMSRYQRLLNQARAAEAQGRPAGAPSGPAFGSRGGSGLNLSHVEDIPSEDDLAIEDSGLVGRAAIERILGGRLIEEQSLDGS
- a CDS encoding GT-D fold domain-containing glycosyltransferase, yielding MSKVDVLRRIVAGTLQHRKKTLDAANKQIKLLEEQNKLLKSLVKTQDSLVQTEKKRDAVIAKLHWEAQRTRTIAENIRGAVMAPIRHDIAEVMQSKQLDHLETLAVIRDERKSFARFGDGEFRLMYRREHQLKFQKNSPELMAALKSVLVSPHPDTLLGMPQVFLGLHWSIVFAETWHFVGPLVATQERFGNSHVTRPAMFTEYGEDAVEAWRSVWAGRDAAVITGAGSRFDLIDPLFGSLNSSREFFSKPTDAFDDLARLVEEVVASGLDLALLSLGPAATVAADMLAARGVQALDVGHLSASYLNVLEGAALPEEMPTARQVEAKVQTG
- a CDS encoding TetR/AcrR family transcriptional regulator, whose protein sequence is MARPTVYDSELRQRLIETTANLMAEQGPSRVALRDVAAAANTSTTAVYSLFGGKSQLLTAVVDDAFRSFGDSQRAASPGGLAALGKAYRQWALEHPAFYTLMFGSTAAQIPCEPSPDASSNAIQPLYEAVAKALAAAGSEESVPLVAATIWGQVHGLVSLELADVPGTDWAAAYETALRAIERTYPV
- a CDS encoding DUF4188 domain-containing protein; amino-acid sequence: MGQSVIPGRFTAVPETETVTVFLIGMRANRWWKFGKLLPMSTAMARMLKHLAATPEAGLLGFHSWFGRTTLMLSYWESPEHLQRFAADRTAPHLEPWRKFMRESAGSGDIGVWHETYQVAVRDQESVYSDMPPFGLGAATKSAPIGRGANTARQRLGRQKPAKV